The proteins below are encoded in one region of Fibrella aestuarina BUZ 2:
- a CDS encoding DUF952 domain-containing protein, with the protein MIYHITTRANWEKQADEPLYEADSLHTEGFIHLSTAEQVPGVLERYYHDVPDLLVLHVDPNKLTGDLRYEAATNNEHFPHLYAVLNKDAVVTVEPVTPTLQLR; encoded by the coding sequence ATGATCTACCACATTACGACCCGCGCAAATTGGGAAAAACAGGCCGACGAGCCGCTTTACGAAGCCGACAGCCTGCACACGGAGGGGTTCATTCACCTCTCGACAGCGGAGCAGGTGCCGGGTGTGCTGGAACGGTACTACCACGACGTACCTGACCTGCTGGTACTGCACGTCGACCCCAACAAGCTGACGGGTGATCTGCGCTATGAAGCCGCAACGAATAACGAACATTTTCCCCACCTCTACGCGGTACTTAACAAAGACGCCGTAGTGACGGTGGAACCTGTAACGCCGACGCTCCAGCTTCGGTAA